Within the Gossypium raimondii isolate GPD5lz chromosome 12, ASM2569854v1, whole genome shotgun sequence genome, the region ACTTAGCTCAAAGTGCTTTTGTTCCTGGGAGACTAATTAGTGATAATGTTTTATTAGCTTATGAAATTCTTCACactttgaagaataaaagattAGGGAAAAAAGGGCTTATGGCAGTAAAACTAGACATGAGTAAAGCATATGATAGAGTTGAATGGGgctttattgaaaaataatgaagaaattagGGTTTGACTCCGAATGGGTTGACATGTTGATGAAATGTGTTTCACCAGTATCATATTCAGTGGTTCTTAATGGTGTCATTGGAGAAAGATTTTTCTCGTCTAGAGGCCTTAGACAAGGAGATCCGTTGagcccatttttatttcttttttgtggTGAGGGACTTTCTAGTCTTCTAAGGCAAGCAACGGAAGGAAATTTAATTCGAGGAGTAAAGGCTAGTAGAAATGGTCCGCAGATTTCACATTTGTTATTTGCGGATGATTGCATTCTGTTTGGAGAAGCCACAGAGAGAGGTGCTACTGTTTTGAAGAGTATCTTAAAGGAATATGAGCTAAGTTCGGGCCAATGTGTTAATTACAATAAATCCACAATCTTTTTTAGTACAAATACGCTGGAGGAAGGAAAAAGGGTAATTGCTCGGATGCTTAGTGTTCGCAGGTCAAATAATCCGGAAAGGTATTTAGGACTTCCAAATTTAGTGGGTAGAGGCAAGAAGGCAACTTTTCAAAGTCTGAAGGACAGATTAAAACAAAGAATTGACAATTGAAGTGTTAAGTATCTTTCTCAAGGTGGAAAATAGGTTTTCATTAAGGCAGTATTACAGTCCATTCCAACTTATTCTATGGCGTGTTTCTTACTTCCTAAGTCTTTTTGTAACGAGTTGGAAGGTATAATAGCTAAATTCTGGTGGGGGAAAAATCGGAGGAAGAAGGGGATTCATTGGTGTGCGTGGAAGGATGTGTGTGTCTCGAAAGGAGCAGGTGGTCTTAGCTTTAGaaaacttgataaatttaatattgcaTTATTAGCTAAACATGGCTGGTGTCTTATTAATTTTCCAGATTCTTTGCTAGCTCGAGTATTGAAAGCTAAATATTATCCGAATGCGTGCTTTCTAACTGCTCAATTAGGGAATTTACCTTCGCTTACCTGGAAGAGTATCTGGTCGGCAAAAGGCATTCTAGAAGGAGGACTTTGCTGGAGGGTGGGTAAGGGGGATCGTATTTCTGTTTGGAAGGACCTTTGGATTTCGGGCAGTGAAGAAGACAAATTGCAAAATCAACAGAGAGATGGAAATATTTCATTAGTATCAGACTTGATTGATGCAGATAGAAGAAAGtggaaagatgatataattattaataccTTCAATGCGGAAGTTGCTAAAAAGATTTTGCAAATTCCTTTGGCAACGTCAGCAAATGAAGACTTCCAAGTCTGGAGAGGAGAACCATCTGGTAATTTTTCAGTTAGAAGCGCCTACAAACTATTACAGGAGGGTACTCAAAATCCTATTAATTTACAAACCGAAAATAAAGCCTTTTACAAAAAACTATGGAATTTACAAATCCCCTCGAAAGTCAATATTACAATATGAGGAATTTCTTGGAATTACATTCCTACTTTTGCTAATCTGAAGATTAAACGTATAGTTGCTGATGCCCGGTGTCCTCGATGCAACCAAGAAGAGGAGGATTGCAATCATATATTTCGTGGATGTCCTACAACAATAGAAGTTTGGAGACTTTTACAGTTATCTTGGCTACTCAATAATACTCAGGACAGTTTATGGAACTAGCTTACATGGGTTTTTAGTCGAGGGTCAAATGAACAGTGCCAACTTTTCTGTTGTGGGCTTTGGGTAATCTGGACAAGCAGGAACAGATTTATATATGAAAACAGACAAACATCAAGCAGGGACATCTCTTTTAAAATCTCAGATTTTATTTCAGAGTTAAAAGGAATCGAGGAGAGGAAACTTAACTTGGCAGGAAATGGTGGTCCGAGAACTGAAGAAAGAAGAACGAGTGTGTCGGTCTTCTTTGATGCAGCTTTCGATCAGCAACAAGCAAGATCTGCTTTAGGTTTGATTGTTTGAGGTGAGCCAGGGGAGATTTTGGCTTCAAAATCAGTAATCCACACCAATATAGCAACTCCATTCGCGGCAGAGGCACATGCAGGGTTACAAGCCTTAGAGTTAGGAAGGTCTATGGGGCTCAAAGACTTACAAATAATAGGAGATTCGAAAACGATTATCAAAAAGTATGAAAGCTCAGAACAAGACAGATTGACCATCGGAGCTATCATAAAAGATATCCAAGAAATAAAAGTCATTTTTACCAGTATTGGCTTTTGTAATATTCCTAGAACAGAAAATACGTTTGCCCATTTGGTTGCAATAGAAGCTTTAAAGAAGGGAGAAGGACATTACCTGGTTGGGGAGGTTCCGAATATCGTTCGTCGAGTAGTAGAGAGGGAGCGTCTAAGAtatcaaaattgagagaaaagagACGACTGTTGAAAGGAATAGCAGAAGATTAAAAGATTTGGGGAAATCTGCTAATATTAATGGATGTGTCGGTGATGGGAAATGTAAAGATAATGGAGGCCAGCTATTTCTTGTTCAACTGAGATTTCTAGAAGCTTTCTTTTACTTTACCGTcagtttgcttttatttttttaaggcCAACCTTATCAGGTTTCTTTGAATTTATGGGCCATTACATGGGCctgatttgtttatttcttaGGATTTGTTTTAGGTTCGTTAAAACTGAACTTTTAAGCCTATTTGGCTTTGTTTTTTATCTCagttgaaattttcaaaaaaaaaagtaatatttaaaagaattagataaaattataatttttagtttttgtatttcattttatttgttataatttggtcctatccaaaatagatagttacttatccatatcaatcattttttttttatttatttataaattttttataatctaatatttaaatatatcaaatggtttagattaaatatttttaaatataaaagcattaattgattgtataaaatttcatcatttaacaaatctcaagtaaaccttaaatcctaaaccgtttaatatatataaagtttatctattatctcttaaataatttaaactataatcataattttaatatattaaaattaatattacctctttacaattatataaaaattatttaatatataaattaaaaacactaattaatctaaaccctaaacccctaaccctaaaccttaaaccccaacccttaaaccataacccataaacccataatctataaaccttaaaatagtaactcctaaactttaaaccctaaaccatataccctaaatcataaatcctaaactataatgataattaatactatctcttttaagattatataagaaattatttaatatataaatttaaaaacactaattaatctaaacccaaaacctctATCCCCTAAACCttgaatcataaaacataaatcataaaacctaaacccctaacccataaccTCTAAccctctaaaccttaaaccccaacccttaaaccataaaccataatcgTTAAACCATAAAGCTcgatctatagtggcgtttttcaaaaagcgtcgctaatgccactaaagctcaacaGGCattgtgcttaatttttttgtggcgtttttcaaaaagcgctgctaatggTCGACCTATAGTGGCATTTtcaaaaagcgtcgctaatacTCGATCTATaacggcgttttttaaaaagcaccgctaatgctcaatctatagcggcgtttctCAAAAAGTGCCACTACtgccactaaagctcaacaTAAATGACGCgttatgcttaattttttttgcggcgttttccaaaaagcgtCACTAATGcccgatctatagcggcgtttttaaaaaagcgccgctaatgcccgatctatagcggcgtttttcaaaaagcgccgttaatgctcgatctatagtggcgttttttatccaaacgccgcaaaaaatgctgctaaaaacctgttttgctgTAGTGACATTTCACTTCAGGTTGGAGCTAATAAACTTTGTTAattctttactttttatatGGTATAGCCGAGACAAGCTGGTGGTGGAACTTGGGTTGGGTCTGTTTGCTGTAAATAATGAGAAATTCATGGACATGTTTTTTTCTCCTGCCGCCATTGAAGTACTGCAACACAAAAGACAATCCCTTCAAAATCGCCAAAAGGTACTTCAATCTTGCTTAACTGAATTAAAAAATGTTGCTCAATCACTCTGAATAAAACACAAGATTTTGGATCTTTCAATCTTTAAGTAAAGTTCCAAGCACAAGGGTTTCACATCGAGTGAAAAAAGAACAATCATTGGGTTTATCTTGTTCCTATTGATCATAGAAATTTGAATTCTGAGATGTCatgttaattaatataaatgtgtgaaattcaatttcatttctaGGGTTCAGCTGGTTGgcaaatgaaaaagaatttttattttctgtaattttaAGTCTAAAATGTTTAAGACTTACAAATTTTTGAGAATGGTAGTATAAAATTCAGTGGAGTGGATGCTTGTGTTAAATGATTCGATGCACGAGAGTTGACAACGTTAAGTATTTTCTGGTTTGTGTTTTGCATTTTATTAGGAACCTTTGAAATAAGTCAATTAATTGCTACAGTTTTGGATATAGCTTTTGTTATTTTAGCTTGGATTTCTTGTTGATTTGCTCAATTGAAGTTGGATAAATGCAATGCCTTTgtgatatgattatgtatgataTTTCAGATGATGAAGCAAAGGCACAAAGGGGAGAGAAAAGCAAACATTATGCCGAAATTGGATGGTCGAAGAATCAGGAAGCTGCaaagactaatccaaagcttgcAGCCATGAACAAGAAATTTGGAATGATTCACGGGTTATCTTCTCTTGCAAGAATTTTCAAACTCATTTGTTTACTTCTGTACATTGGGTTAATATATTAACTTGCTTCCTATGTATGttaatatatttactttcttcCTATACatgttattaaatatgtttaattgcCTTTTTAACTAAGAGAGTTTATGATTTCAGGAGATTCAAAAGATTGTAGTCTTCGAATGtgcatttgaaaaaaaaaattaacctgtattttaattttaatttattagttgtATTTAAAGCACCATTTCTATCATTATTTACtgtaaatgtttataaaaatatattaacattgaaataataaaaaatagaaaaaaattaccttAGACGTGtctatcccaacctttttaaagaTGTCTTAGACAAGGTCTATCCCAACTTTTTTAAGGTTGCCTTAGACGAGTCTATACCAACCTTTTTTAAAGGTTGCCTTAGACAAGGTTTATCCTAACCTTTTAAAGGTTGTCTTAGACGAGTTTatcccaacctttttaaagTTGTCTTAGATGAGTCTATCCCAACTTTTTGTAAGTGTCAGCATTGACTAGGTTTTTGCCAACCCTTCAATAAAGGTAGGCTTATGTTGAATTATGCCGACGTTTCAAAAGTGTCGCGGAGCCTATGCCAATTGCACTATAGGTGACGATTTCAGAAGTGTTGGGAGAAGCGTCGAGATGACCTATGCCAACCTTTTTTGCGTCGtctaaagtaaaagaaaaagtgttgCGATAGGCCTGTTTTGTTGTAGTTTTTCTTGTATTAAGAAATTGGTAAATTAATCTATGTACATTAgtttaaagagtaaattgaccatttatgttaaaattttcttctatttgtattgttaaaaactagcgTGACTAACGAAATAACCAAACAGTTATATGTGGTCTGTCAAGTATACCTGATACATGCACGGAtgagataaaatttattaaattatattcattgaagctgaaatttttaagttttttcttgCCAAGTATTTTTCTTAGATGGGAAATTATAGTTGTTTGAAGGGGGTTGTAGATTCATCtagtttccaaggcttcttaggacttctacacaTCACTTTCCatcttttccatctatcttgttttgtttctttgttattatattttgttcttGCTTAATTATTTCTAATCTTTAATTTGGATtccttgttttttttctatcttaattatttgttttaaatacgacctttttttaattcttagatttgacttggatttgtttgcttttcaggttgtgtcaaacTTTAAGTTTTCCTTCATTCGTCTCGAGCCCTAGGCCAAATCTGCAACTAGGACAAACTTGAGATGCTTTTCTGCACGCGTCTATATCAATACCTTATGTTGATGTAAAGGGCCTCCATGATGCTTTTACCAAGAGCAGGCCggtctttttattaaaaatttcatttattaaaaattggtctgCTCttggtaaaaataatatggagACCCTTATACTatgagttagattgcattttgcccactttactaaaaaaatgagcaaattagtccatgtacattagatcaaagagcaaagtGGTcctttctataaaaaaaattatttttattgttaaaaactggctTAACAGGCAGAATAACCAGACAGTTACACATGACCACGTGTGCCTCATTTTGATGTACcggaccaatttttaacagtaaaaatggatgaGATTTCTAACAGAAGgactaatttattcttttatctaatatataagaattaatttatttattttttaaataaataagaaaaatataatataatatttaatatagaaCCTATGTGATACTTTTACCTCTATATAACCATCTTATCACCTTCAGCGGTCATTTTCTATGTACTTTGGTTTCATAAATGAGTCCTGGGCTAGTTGACCTGCAAGGCAGCACTGTGGTTTGACTTTGTTCGAGAATGTCGGTTGTTTGTTAGCATCTCCATCatggatttaaattatgattatggaTTTTCTCAGCTAACCATATTGGTTCACATTGGAGCACAGTGGATTGCCTCCGACATGGTCACATGACGTTGTCTACTCCCATTTCATATTCATCTACTGTTACAACATTTGAGTGACTTCAATCTCCAACTTCACTGTAAACAATCGGTACTTGTGTAGACTGGAAAAGGAGAGTCTCAAGAATGAGGTCCGAATGGAGGACGGAACCCAATTAAATCTCGATACATACAACGTTTGAGTTTCCATCATTACAGGTATACCCTCACAAGTTAACATCTAAAGTGTGTTAAGATCTTAGTGATTGAAAATATTCCATagtacaaatttaatttgttgggtTTGAACAAACAAAAGCATATGTGACTGAAACTCGTAACCGCGATATTAATGGTACGGTTAAAAAGAGAATACAAGGTAGGTATCGTACTCAGTTTGATGTTCAACAAATTGTCTTTAATTCTGTCATGCATTTAAgcaaattataaacataaaaccTTTCTTACTCCACTTTCACCAAAGCTAATGATTAATTTGTCTGCCCCTGAATGGAAGTTGAGCTCAATTTCGTCAAGATTAAGGTTTTccattaaagaaacaaaagaaaaagaaaagctgcTAGTACAGGGCTACAACAGAACAGAAACTAAATACCTTAAACAATGCAAAAATTgggtttctttcatttttaaatttctaacaAAACATCATAAtgattgttgttttttttatgttcggTTACATTGAAGACACAACTCTCGTTCTCAGTAGTTAAACATGAAACGAACATCCATGACATACTCATGAACTTTGCCTCACGGAACAAGCAACCACCTGCGCCCATTGCCTTAGCTTTGTCTTCACTATCTGTGGTTTATCACCTTtaccaacaaaaataaataaaatcagaagagaaaaaaaaattccaacgAAACCAGGCTCATATCTgagttaaatttcaagttattaCTTACCAGGGCCAAAGATGGCGTGGGGGCTACCTATAGCGGATGAAATGCTATCACAATCCGATGCAGCCGAAGGAGACGAGGCATACTTTGAGATGGTGTGGTTGTAGTTCTTGTTAACTGCTTGGTAAAGACCAAGAGCTGGCAAAGTATTCGACAAGCGTTGATCTATCTCTAGGGAATCAAACCCAAATCCTAACTCAATACAAGCCCTGAGTTCATCAAGGTCTTCGTCTGTTACACTCT harbors:
- the LOC105763363 gene encoding uncharacterized protein LOC105763363; protein product: MSYPDHAPPPPPPLPAALQPPLPLYKQRSWSPDIIRNEAWLRRKGKSKNRRSKSVTDEDLDELRACIELGFGFDSLEIDQRLSNTLPALGLYQAVNKNYNHTISKYASSPSAASDCDSISSAIGSPHAIFGPGDKPQIVKTKLRQWAQVVACSVRQSS